A window of Phyllopteryx taeniolatus isolate TA_2022b chromosome 19, UOR_Ptae_1.2, whole genome shotgun sequence contains these coding sequences:
- the vwa2 gene encoding von Willebrand factor A domain-containing protein 2 isoform X2: MLPITFHPGLRLTVLLLLQVQQGNSVQEIQTSRDNILKINSAGEMMQCSAAMDILFLMDGSYSVGKGSFERSKHFAIKVCQALDIGPDKVRVGFIQFGSVPRLEFALDSYTTKQELKIRLKKISFRGGSTQTGLALKYALWKGFADGRNSSAVARIAILVSDGMSQGNAIQVAAQLKEEGVVLFAVGLRYPRWEELHALASEPVESHVFFAEHFYDAVNSLCTTLTANSFCNATPAGCQVEAFPCERKTLETVKELQGNFMCWKGSKGYFPHTSLCPYYRYKKAYKRHASICQRTICPDPCDSQPCLNGGTCVSAGPEDYTCVCPPGYGGDPHCAPALSLDCSMDLLFLLEGSATLTLEGFLRFKSFLKRFLQTVMGSNTPSKVGLAVFGGEAQIAIQVGKFKGDLKGLLKAVDALTPVGGRTETGKALRYVTRNGFVSAPVFADVSDDLPRAVVLLTGTPSADAVVEPSKYARDQEIFLIAVGPDRLKGQLDNITGNPQRTLTYTSPDWLAAKIPELKAKICSVDTQGCLGQAVDLVFALDASGGVSRDNFATLRDFVRSLTVQFDINRDLAQVALVTYGRKATTVFNLDAHETDSAILKAAAQASYVGGVASTGAALLHIHTDVLTVAKGARPGINKAVVLVTDSSGDALVPARKLREDGVLLFVIGIGDVQRESLLRIAGSEEHMILVPFYEDLKYFEDVVVQTLCSGSTRFLSRGDLRRPVGLRKNNKRQKKSHQEFLYHYKQHRRRQAA, from the exons ATGCTCCCCATTACCTTTCATCCTGGCTTGCGTCTAACGGTGCTGTTGCTGCTTCAAG TTCAGCAGGGTAACTCTGTGCAGGAAATCCAAACCAGCCGTGACAACATCCTGAAGATCAATTCTGCAGGGGAGA TGATGCAGTGCTCTGCAGCCATGGACATCCTCTTCCTCATGGATGGCTCCTACAGTGTGGGGAAGGGCAGCTTTGAGCGGTCCAAACATTTCGCAATAAAAGTCTGTCAAGCCCTCGACATCGGACCAGATAAG GTGCGTGTAGGATTCATCCAGTTTGGTTCTGTCCCTCGGTTGGAATTCGCTTTGGATTCATACACCACCAAGCAAGAGCTGAAGATACGGTTGAAGAAGATTTCCTTCAG AGGCGGCAGCACCCAGACGGGCCTAGCTTTGAAGTACGCGCTTTGGAAAGGTTTCGCGGATGGGCGCAACTCTTCAGCCGTGGCCCGCATTGCCATCCTCGTATCAGACGGGATGTCGCAGGGCAACGCTATACAGGTGGCGGCCCAGCTCAAAGAGGAAGGCGTCGTCTTGTTCGCTGTCGGCTTGCGCTATCCGAG atgggaggagcttcatgCTTTGGCTAGTGAGCCAGTAGAGAGCCACGTTTTCTTTGCTGAGCATTTTTACGACGCTGTCAACAGCTTATGCACGACACTCACCGCCAACTCATTTTGCAATGCCACTCCTGcag GCTGCCAGGTCGAGGCGTTCCCCTGTGAGAGAAAGACACTGGAGACGGTGAAGGAGCTGCAGGGGAATTTCATGTGCTGGAAAGGCTCCAAGGGTTATTTCCCACACACATCTCTCTGTCCATACTACAG GTACAAGAAGGCCTACAAGAGGCACGCGAGCATCTGCCAACGGACCATTTGTCCTG ACCCATGCGACTCACAGCCATGTCTGAACGGAGGGACGTGTGTCTCGGCAGGTCCAGAGGACTACACTTGTGTCTGTCCGCCAGGCTATGGAGGAGACCCTCACTGCG CTCCAGCTTTATCGTTGGACTGTTCAATGGACCTGCTTTTCCTGTTGGAGGGCTCAGCCACGCTCACCTTGGAAGGCTTCCTGCGCTTTAAATCCTTTCTGAAGCGCTTCCTGCAGACCGTGATGGGCTCCAACACCCCCAGCAAAGTTGGCTTGGCCGTGTTTGGCGGGGAGGCTCAGATTGCGATTCAGGTGGGGAAGTTCAAAGGCGACCTCAAGGGTCTGCTTAAGGCCGTGGACGCCCTGACACCTGTTGGCGGCCGGACCGAAACGGGCAAAGCGCTGCGATACGTCACACGCAATGGCTTTGTGAGTGCGCCGGTGTTCGCCGACGTCAGTGACGACCTGCCCCGCGCGGTGGTGCTGCTCACCGGCACGCCCTCCGCGGACGCGGTAGTGGAGCCATCTAAGTACGCACGGGATCAGGAGATCTTCCTCATTGCGGTTGGACCGGACAGATTGAAAGGACAACTGGATAACATCACAGGAAACCCTCAAAGGACCCTCACCTACACATCTCCTGACTGGCTCGCTGCCAAAATCCCTGAACTCAAGGCCAAGATCTGCAGCGTGGATACACAAG GTTGCCTGGGTCAAGCAGTGGACCTGGTGTTCGCCCTCGATGCCTCTGGTGGCGTCAGCCGCGACAACTTCGCCACCCTTCGCGACTTTGTGCGCAGCCTCACCGTCCAGTTCGACATCAACCGCGACCTGGCCCAGGTGGCACTGGTGACCTACGGTCGCAAAGCCACCACCGTCTTCAACCTGGATGCCCACGAGACGGACTCCGCCATCCTCAAGGCGGCGGCTCAGGCCAGCTATGTCGGCGGGGTGGCGTCGACGGGCGCCGCCTTgctccacattcacaccgacgtcCTCACCGTGGCCAAGGGAGCGCGTCCCGGCATCAACAAGGCGGTGGTGCTGGTGACTGACAGCTCAGGCGATGCTTTGGTTCCTGCTCGGAAGTTACGTGAGGACGGAGTGTTGCTGTTTGTCATCGGCATCGGAGACGTGCAGAGGGAAAGCCTGCTGCGGATTGCCGGCTCGGAGGAGCATATGATCTTGGTGCCGTTTTACGAGGACCTCAAGTACTTTGAGGATGTGGTGGTGCAGACGCTGTGTTCAG gaAGCACCAGATTTTTATCTAGAGGAGATCTTCGCAGACCTGTTGGTCTGAGGAAGAACAACAAAAGGCAGAAGAAGAGTCACCAGGAGTTCCTTTACCACTACAAACAGCACCGCAGGAGACAGGCAGCCtga
- the vwa2 gene encoding von Willebrand factor A domain-containing protein 2 isoform X1: MLPITFHPGLRLTVLLLLQVQQGNSVQEIQTSRDNILKINSAGEMMQCSAAMDILFLMDGSYSVGKGSFERSKHFAIKVCQALDIGPDKVRVGFIQFGSVPRLEFALDSYTTKQELKIRLKKISFRGGSTQTGLALKYALWKGFADGRNSSAVARIAILVSDGMSQGNAIQVAAQLKEEGVVLFAVGLRYPRWEELHALASEPVESHVFFAEHFYDAVNSLCTTLTANSFCNATPAGCQVEAFPCERKTLETVKELQGNFMCWKGSKGYFPHTSLCPYYRYKKAYKRHASICQRTICPDPCDSQPCLNGGTCVSAGPEDYTCVCPPGYGGDPHCAPALSLDCSMDLLFLLEGSATLTLEGFLRFKSFLKRFLQTVMGSNTPSKVGLAVFGGEAQIAIQVGKFKGDLKGLLKAVDALTPVGGRTETGKALRYVTRNGFVSAPVFADVSDDLPRAVVLLTGTPSADAVVEPSKYARDQEIFLIAVGPDRLKGQLDNITGNPQRTLTYTSPDWLAAKIPELKAKICSVDTQGCLGQAVDLVFALDASGGVSRDNFATLRDFVRSLTVQFDINRDLAQVALVTYGRKATTVFNLDAHETDSAILKAAAQASYVGGVASTGAALLHIHTDVLTVAKGARPGINKAVVLVTDSSGDALVPARKLREDGVLLFVIGIGDVQRESLLRIAGSEEHMILVPFYEDLKYFEDVVVQTLCSEVKKPVDLCKPNPCTNDGVCVLSGGSFRCQCRGFEGPHCETRSTRFLSRGDLRRPVGLRKNNKRQKKSHQEFLYHYKQHRRRQAA, encoded by the exons ATGCTCCCCATTACCTTTCATCCTGGCTTGCGTCTAACGGTGCTGTTGCTGCTTCAAG TTCAGCAGGGTAACTCTGTGCAGGAAATCCAAACCAGCCGTGACAACATCCTGAAGATCAATTCTGCAGGGGAGA TGATGCAGTGCTCTGCAGCCATGGACATCCTCTTCCTCATGGATGGCTCCTACAGTGTGGGGAAGGGCAGCTTTGAGCGGTCCAAACATTTCGCAATAAAAGTCTGTCAAGCCCTCGACATCGGACCAGATAAG GTGCGTGTAGGATTCATCCAGTTTGGTTCTGTCCCTCGGTTGGAATTCGCTTTGGATTCATACACCACCAAGCAAGAGCTGAAGATACGGTTGAAGAAGATTTCCTTCAG AGGCGGCAGCACCCAGACGGGCCTAGCTTTGAAGTACGCGCTTTGGAAAGGTTTCGCGGATGGGCGCAACTCTTCAGCCGTGGCCCGCATTGCCATCCTCGTATCAGACGGGATGTCGCAGGGCAACGCTATACAGGTGGCGGCCCAGCTCAAAGAGGAAGGCGTCGTCTTGTTCGCTGTCGGCTTGCGCTATCCGAG atgggaggagcttcatgCTTTGGCTAGTGAGCCAGTAGAGAGCCACGTTTTCTTTGCTGAGCATTTTTACGACGCTGTCAACAGCTTATGCACGACACTCACCGCCAACTCATTTTGCAATGCCACTCCTGcag GCTGCCAGGTCGAGGCGTTCCCCTGTGAGAGAAAGACACTGGAGACGGTGAAGGAGCTGCAGGGGAATTTCATGTGCTGGAAAGGCTCCAAGGGTTATTTCCCACACACATCTCTCTGTCCATACTACAG GTACAAGAAGGCCTACAAGAGGCACGCGAGCATCTGCCAACGGACCATTTGTCCTG ACCCATGCGACTCACAGCCATGTCTGAACGGAGGGACGTGTGTCTCGGCAGGTCCAGAGGACTACACTTGTGTCTGTCCGCCAGGCTATGGAGGAGACCCTCACTGCG CTCCAGCTTTATCGTTGGACTGTTCAATGGACCTGCTTTTCCTGTTGGAGGGCTCAGCCACGCTCACCTTGGAAGGCTTCCTGCGCTTTAAATCCTTTCTGAAGCGCTTCCTGCAGACCGTGATGGGCTCCAACACCCCCAGCAAAGTTGGCTTGGCCGTGTTTGGCGGGGAGGCTCAGATTGCGATTCAGGTGGGGAAGTTCAAAGGCGACCTCAAGGGTCTGCTTAAGGCCGTGGACGCCCTGACACCTGTTGGCGGCCGGACCGAAACGGGCAAAGCGCTGCGATACGTCACACGCAATGGCTTTGTGAGTGCGCCGGTGTTCGCCGACGTCAGTGACGACCTGCCCCGCGCGGTGGTGCTGCTCACCGGCACGCCCTCCGCGGACGCGGTAGTGGAGCCATCTAAGTACGCACGGGATCAGGAGATCTTCCTCATTGCGGTTGGACCGGACAGATTGAAAGGACAACTGGATAACATCACAGGAAACCCTCAAAGGACCCTCACCTACACATCTCCTGACTGGCTCGCTGCCAAAATCCCTGAACTCAAGGCCAAGATCTGCAGCGTGGATACACAAG GTTGCCTGGGTCAAGCAGTGGACCTGGTGTTCGCCCTCGATGCCTCTGGTGGCGTCAGCCGCGACAACTTCGCCACCCTTCGCGACTTTGTGCGCAGCCTCACCGTCCAGTTCGACATCAACCGCGACCTGGCCCAGGTGGCACTGGTGACCTACGGTCGCAAAGCCACCACCGTCTTCAACCTGGATGCCCACGAGACGGACTCCGCCATCCTCAAGGCGGCGGCTCAGGCCAGCTATGTCGGCGGGGTGGCGTCGACGGGCGCCGCCTTgctccacattcacaccgacgtcCTCACCGTGGCCAAGGGAGCGCGTCCCGGCATCAACAAGGCGGTGGTGCTGGTGACTGACAGCTCAGGCGATGCTTTGGTTCCTGCTCGGAAGTTACGTGAGGACGGAGTGTTGCTGTTTGTCATCGGCATCGGAGACGTGCAGAGGGAAAGCCTGCTGCGGATTGCCGGCTCGGAGGAGCATATGATCTTGGTGCCGTTTTACGAGGACCTCAAGTACTTTGAGGATGTGGTGGTGCAGACGCTGTGTTCAG AGGTGAAAAAGCCTGTGGACCTTTGCAAGCCCAACCCTTGTACGAACGATGGCGTATGCGTCCTTTCGGGAGGAAGTTTTCGCTGTCAGTGTCGAGGCTTCGAGGGACCTCACTGTGAAACAC gaAGCACCAGATTTTTATCTAGAGGAGATCTTCGCAGACCTGTTGGTCTGAGGAAGAACAACAAAAGGCAGAAGAAGAGTCACCAGGAGTTCCTTTACCACTACAAACAGCACCGCAGGAGACAGGCAGCCtga